A stretch of the Planifilum fulgidum genome encodes the following:
- a CDS encoding H-type small acid-soluble spore protein yields the protein MDIRRAKQILDSTKEVEVHYQGKPVWIQNVDESSQTARIYPLDNPDNEMTVSVHQLEEV from the coding sequence ATGGATATCCGGCGAGCCAAACAGATTCTCGACTCCACGAAGGAAGTGGAAGTTCACTACCAGGGAAAACCGGTCTGGATTCAAAACGTGGATGAAAGCAGCCAGACGGCCCGCATCTATCCGCTGGACAACCCGGACAACGAGATGACGGTCTCGGTCCATCAGTTGGAAGAGGTGTGA
- a CDS encoding ABC transporter permease → MLLDLFQGEAQEGIITTFSSMNGLFLPILTAIVVSRIVDMEHKGETWRLLGALSVNRHLLFAAKYGCAASLLLTVVLLQTFAIPGIGWANGLEAPIPYDLLFRFLAGTMLVNLVIIALQQWVSLAVRNQAFGLCLGMVGGFFGLTADLFPVFVRRLLIWSNYTALSPVTLRYGDGTVRFVTQDAGWILPTALLLVGAALYLAGSLHLSRKDI, encoded by the coding sequence ATGCTCCTTGATCTTTTTCAAGGGGAAGCCCAGGAAGGAATCATCACCACCTTCTCCTCCATGAACGGCCTGTTCCTGCCCATTTTGACGGCCATCGTGGTATCCCGCATCGTCGACATGGAACACAAGGGGGAGACGTGGAGACTGCTCGGGGCCCTGTCCGTAAACCGGCACTTGCTGTTTGCAGCCAAATATGGATGTGCGGCTTCCTTGCTGCTGACCGTAGTGCTTCTCCAGACCTTCGCCATCCCGGGAATCGGATGGGCGAACGGCCTGGAAGCCCCGATCCCGTACGACCTGCTGTTTCGGTTTCTGGCAGGCACCATGCTGGTCAACCTGGTGATCATCGCCCTGCAACAGTGGGTGTCCCTGGCCGTCAGAAATCAAGCCTTCGGCCTCTGTCTCGGTATGGTCGGGGGATTTTTCGGCCTGACGGCGGACCTGTTTCCCGTTTTCGTCCGGCGGCTCCTCATCTGGTCCAACTATACGGCCCTCAGCCCCGTCACCCTCCGCTACGGCGACGGCACGGTCCGTTTTGTGACGCAAGACGCCGGATGGATCCTGCCCACCGCGCTCCTGTTGGTCGGAGCGGCCCTCTACCTCGCCGGAAGTCTTCATCTTTCCCGGAAGGACATCTAA
- a CDS encoding ABC transporter permease, giving the protein MWRLLETEWMKWRRSRMWLVLMTLPVLSILIGSANYALNQEVLRKEWYSLWSQVSLFYGEFFLPVLIAIACSHLCRLEHANKSWRNLLTAPIAVSRIYLSKLAVLAWHMLLVQMVFFFLYLCAGKLLSLSAPPPKEILGWMVRGWIASVTLGTIHLWLSMRIRSFAVPVGIGLCGVLVGLGMVVKDWGLFFPYSLLTVGMGVLSQEGLTPAELLWFLAVNFLYAILFSALSLRRLKRPEGLV; this is encoded by the coding sequence ATGTGGAGACTCTTGGAAACGGAATGGATGAAGTGGCGGCGTTCCCGGATGTGGCTCGTCCTGATGACGCTTCCCGTCCTGAGCATTTTGATCGGCAGCGCCAATTATGCCTTGAACCAGGAGGTTCTCCGGAAGGAATGGTACAGCCTCTGGTCGCAGGTCAGCCTGTTTTACGGGGAATTTTTCCTCCCCGTGCTGATCGCGATCGCCTGCTCCCATCTGTGCCGGCTGGAGCATGCAAACAAAAGCTGGCGCAACCTGCTGACGGCACCGATCGCCGTGTCCCGGATCTATCTGTCCAAATTGGCGGTGCTGGCATGGCACATGCTCCTGGTGCAGATGGTCTTCTTCTTCCTTTATCTTTGCGCCGGGAAACTGCTTTCGCTGTCCGCACCGCCGCCGAAGGAAATCCTCGGATGGATGGTCCGCGGCTGGATCGCATCTGTCACCCTCGGAACGATTCACCTGTGGCTTTCGATGCGCATCCGCAGTTTCGCCGTTCCGGTCGGGATCGGCCTGTGCGGCGTCTTGGTCGGACTGGGAATGGTGGTGAAGGATTGGGGCCTGTTTTTCCCCTACTCCCTCCTCACCGTCGGCATGGGGGTCCTGAGCCAGGAAGGGCTGACGCCGGCGGAGCTCCTTTGGTTCCTCGCCGTCAACTTTCTCTATGCAATCCTCTTCTCCGCCCTGTCCCTACGCCGGTTG